The Tepidimicrobium xylanilyticum genome has a segment encoding these proteins:
- the pdxR gene encoding MocR-like pyridoxine biosynthesis transcription factor PdxR, producing MLIDKNLSTPLYIQLYENMRKLIENGSFKEGEKLPSIRSLANKLEVNNITVVNAYKLLEQEGYVFSVKGSGTYVRKISYALDPTFLENGDIEMMIDGVLPLSKNSINFASVSPTPEIFPIKEFKQALIEVLDRDKGMAFVYPEINGYEPFRESITYFLEENYDIKIDKDQIQVISGGQQGIDIITKALISQGDHIFVENPTYSGAISAFKSRGAKIIGIPIEEDGLNLDVFNEYINKYNPKFLYMMTNYQSPTTYSYSEEKKKKLLELSEKYGFYIIEDDFLTDLNYNAEEKTPLKSLDNLDQVIYIKSFSKIFMPGVRIGFMTVPRRLFKGIIRAKHTTDISSSGFLQRAFDLYLRKGYWKDHIKTIKKVYSEKYNTMVEELEKLNQYGIEFFQPYGGLSIWIKLPKDIDSVELYNECEENNVAIVPGKIFFIDDGVYSNYIRLSFGAVASEEIIHGIKVMENIIRKKYKVDNNKYLPFV from the coding sequence ATGTTAATCGATAAAAATTTAAGCACCCCTTTATATATACAACTTTATGAAAACATGAGAAAGCTCATAGAAAATGGTAGCTTTAAGGAAGGAGAAAAGCTTCCCTCTATTAGAAGTTTAGCAAATAAATTAGAAGTAAACAATATTACTGTGGTAAACGCTTATAAACTCTTAGAACAAGAAGGTTATGTATTTTCTGTAAAGGGAAGTGGAACCTATGTAAGAAAGATTAGTTATGCTCTAGACCCTACCTTCTTGGAAAATGGAGATATTGAAATGATGATAGATGGTGTGTTACCCCTATCAAAAAATAGCATTAATTTTGCCTCCGTATCTCCTACTCCAGAAATCTTTCCTATAAAGGAATTTAAACAAGCTTTAATCGAAGTGTTAGATAGGGATAAGGGGATGGCCTTTGTATATCCAGAAATAAATGGATACGAACCCTTTAGGGAATCCATTACCTATTTTCTTGAAGAAAACTATGATATTAAAATCGATAAGGATCAGATTCAAGTAATTTCTGGCGGGCAACAAGGAATAGATATAATTACTAAAGCTCTAATTTCACAAGGAGACCATATATTTGTAGAAAATCCAACCTACTCAGGAGCCATATCTGCCTTTAAATCTAGAGGAGCCAAAATAATTGGAATTCCAATAGAAGAAGATGGATTAAATTTAGATGTATTTAATGAGTATATTAATAAATACAATCCCAAATTCCTATATATGATGACCAATTATCAAAGCCCCACCACCTATTCCTATAGTGAAGAAAAGAAAAAAAAGCTTTTGGAACTTAGCGAAAAATATGGTTTTTATATCATAGAAGATGATTTCTTAACCGATTTAAACTACAATGCCGAAGAAAAAACACCTCTAAAATCCTTGGATAATTTAGACCAAGTCATCTATATAAAGAGTTTTTCAAAAATATTTATGCCCGGAGTAAGAATTGGGTTTATGACGGTTCCTAGAAGGCTATTTAAGGGCATTATTAGGGCTAAGCATACTACAGATATTTCTTCTTCAGGTTTTCTTCAAAGGGCCTTTGACCTTTATTTAAGAAAAGGCTATTGGAAAGATCATATTAAAACCATAAAAAAGGTCTATTCAGAAAAATATAATACAATGGTAGAGGAGTTGGAAAAACTCAACCAGTATGGTATTGAGTTTTTCCAACCTTATGGAGGCCTTAGCATCTGGATTAAACTACCAAAAGATATAGATTCTGTGGAACTTTATAATGAATGTGAAGAAAACAATGTGGCTATAGTGCCAGGGAAAATATTTTTTATTGATGATGGCGTATACTCCAATTATATCAGACTTAGCTTTGGAGCTGTTGCTAGTGAAGAGATAATCCATGGTATAAAGGTAATGGAGAATATCATCCGAAAAAAATATAAGGTTGATAATAACAAATATTTGCCCTTTGTATAA
- a CDS encoding YkvI family membrane protein, producing the protein MEKNWIKIASIYIGTVIGAGFASGREIIEFFGVYGLKGIIGVIISGIFFSLLGSLLLIKIYDSKIRDFNQLSAKVFGKRLGFIIDTLIGFSLYTGFSVMVSGSGAIFMEELGLPFNIGILVMILCCFVVFMFSLEGLSFINTILVPLLILGMLFTSFYLNLRGGYTLSNVEGISLTRKGNFITSSILYFGSNSLIILVVFSSLLPMIDNKRTAILSGTIGGTTLCILGLSILTSMLIYYNEVVYLEIPMLKICNYIGENYRKFYSILLWVAMFTTALANGFGFMNRISDDRYRIPIIALFCITAVPLAKVGFANLIGTIYPTFGVIGFTMMVGVLVKD; encoded by the coding sequence ATGGAGAAAAATTGGATTAAAATTGCATCCATATACATTGGTACGGTAATAGGAGCAGGTTTTGCTTCAGGAAGGGAGATTATAGAGTTTTTCGGAGTCTATGGACTAAAGGGAATAATTGGAGTTATCATATCTGGGATATTTTTTTCTTTATTAGGCTCTTTATTGCTAATAAAGATATACGATAGTAAAATAAGGGATTTCAATCAATTGTCAGCTAAGGTCTTTGGGAAGCGATTAGGATTTATTATCGATACCCTAATAGGCTTTTCTCTATATACGGGTTTCAGTGTTATGGTTTCTGGTTCAGGAGCCATATTTATGGAAGAATTAGGTCTTCCATTTAATATTGGAATTTTAGTTATGATCCTTTGCTGTTTTGTGGTTTTTATGTTTAGCCTAGAAGGATTATCTTTTATTAATACTATTTTAGTACCTTTACTTATATTAGGTATGTTATTTACATCTTTTTATTTGAACCTTAGGGGAGGATATACTCTTTCAAATGTAGAAGGGATAAGTTTAACTAGGAAGGGTAATTTTATAACATCTTCTATATTGTACTTTGGCTCTAATTCCTTAATAATATTAGTGGTCTTTTCCTCTTTATTACCTATGATAGATAATAAAAGGACTGCAATTCTATCTGGAACAATAGGCGGGACTACTCTATGTATTCTTGGGCTATCCATTTTAACTTCTATGCTCATATATTATAATGAAGTAGTATATTTAGAAATACCCATGCTTAAAATTTGCAATTACATAGGAGAAAATTATAGAAAGTTCTACTCAATACTCCTTTGGGTAGCCATGTTTACTACTGCATTAGCCAATGGATTTGGTTTCATGAATAGGATATCTGATGATAGATATAGAATTCCAATAATAGCCTTATTCTGCATAACAGCAGTTCCACTAGCTAAGGTTGGATTTGCAAATTTAATTGGCACTATATATCCTACTTTTGGAGTAATTGGATTTACCATGATGGTAGGGGTTTTAGTTAAGGACTAA
- a CDS encoding DUF5711 family protein — protein MNVKENKHVAFKLSILFFIGIILFFLNNENRYKLKKYLDSFNMESKELKLENSIPVDINDGKIAFYNENITLWKDNRLRQFSIKGNLVWEKEFNLDDPDVYFGKEEIYVYEKPTGQIYIINPKGETMEKFQLNMNIYNIVESSGILLIHVKEDNLESINVLDKEFNLLGKKTIEGQKILTYCMNKQKNVLAISTLDFKGESLRTEVQAYGIDGQFLWTVYLDNEVVMYLNFNEKGNLTMLSDTGIYQVNDGNVLWKKYFQLIKDIYLDKENIYILHENILEAINFDGRTNGKIAFNEGYKKAVFHGDYTILYGSNYIIGLKGEKEVFNYNSDTPILKVLCGQNKLVLVCEGKIDIISL, from the coding sequence ATGAATGTGAAAGAAAACAAGCACGTAGCTTTTAAACTATCCATTTTATTTTTTATTGGAATAATACTTTTTTTCTTAAATAATGAAAATAGGTATAAACTTAAGAAATACTTAGATTCTTTCAATATGGAAAGTAAGGAGTTGAAACTGGAAAATTCCATCCCTGTAGATATTAATGATGGGAAAATAGCTTTTTATAATGAGAATATTACTTTATGGAAAGATAATAGGTTAAGGCAGTTTAGTATAAAGGGCAATTTAGTGTGGGAAAAGGAATTTAATTTAGATGATCCAGATGTTTACTTTGGTAAAGAAGAAATATACGTTTATGAGAAACCTACAGGCCAAATTTATATTATAAATCCTAAAGGGGAAACAATGGAAAAATTTCAACTAAACATGAACATCTACAACATTGTTGAAAGTTCTGGTATTCTCTTAATACATGTAAAAGAAGATAACTTGGAAAGCATTAATGTACTAGATAAAGAATTTAATCTGTTAGGTAAAAAAACCATAGAAGGACAGAAGATATTAACCTATTGTATGAATAAACAAAAAAATGTTTTGGCTATATCAACTTTAGATTTTAAAGGAGAAAGCTTAAGAACTGAAGTTCAAGCTTATGGAATAGATGGTCAATTCTTATGGACAGTCTATTTAGATAATGAAGTAGTTATGTATTTGAACTTCAACGAAAAGGGTAACTTAACAATGCTATCAGATACTGGAATATATCAAGTAAATGATGGAAACGTATTATGGAAAAAATATTTCCAACTTATAAAAGACATATATTTGGATAAGGAAAACATATATATCCTACATGAAAACATATTGGAAGCAATCAATTTTGATGGAAGAACTAATGGAAAGATTGCCTTTAATGAAGGGTATAAAAAGGCGGTTTTCCATGGAGATTATACAATATTATATGGAAGTAACTATATTATTGGACTAAAAGGAGAGAAAGAAGTATTTAATTATAATTCAGATACCCCTATTTTAAAGGTATTATGTGGGCAAAACAAGCTAGTATTGGTTTGTGAAGGGAAGATCGACATTATTTCTTTATAA
- a CDS encoding CvpA family protein, protein MNWLDGLMIFIIIYTISKGLRLGLILSLFSIIQVILNILIVKIYYPMVSEFITNTPALYNFFRTITNGVLKILFYSKVKGDINFISNLFAQGLLKVIITISAILIVFIISNALIGFILELFSFLLKAPILKQLNKMGGIIFGLIEGLFIIYILSMILLPISTLFPQSFIGEGVENSIILYYLKDLKINLNIIDGDFI, encoded by the coding sequence TTGAATTGGTTAGATGGTCTTATGATCTTTATAATTATTTATACTATTTCAAAGGGTTTAAGATTAGGATTAATTCTATCATTATTTAGCATTATTCAAGTGATATTAAATATATTAATAGTTAAAATTTATTATCCAATGGTATCTGAATTTATAACAAATACTCCTGCATTGTATAATTTCTTTAGAACTATTACGAATGGCGTATTAAAAATTCTATTCTATTCTAAAGTAAAAGGTGATATAAATTTTATTTCTAATCTGTTTGCCCAAGGTTTATTAAAGGTTATTATAACTATTTCAGCTATTTTAATAGTTTTTATAATATCTAACGCATTAATAGGTTTTATATTAGAACTATTTTCATTTCTATTAAAGGCACCAATACTTAAGCAGTTAAATAAAATGGGAGGGATAATATTTGGATTAATAGAAGGATTATTTATAATCTACATATTAAGTATGATTCTGTTACCTATAAGTACCTTATTTCCTCAATCTTTCATAGGAGAAGGAGTGGAAAATTCCATAATACTTTATTATTTAAAGGATTTGAAAATTAACCTAAATATTATAGATGGAGATTTTATATAA
- a CDS encoding alpha/beta fold hydrolase — translation MPYVNIMDKNIYYKVYGEGESIVFLNGMMMATNSWSPFIKDVTKDFKMITVDLLDQGKSDSFEGFYNIETQSDFLKRFLDEIQIERAHLVGMSYGGKVALTFASKYEYKVRSLILSNTASFTTNILREIGKGWGYAASTLDVDVFSSVVLPYMYSYKYYEKNYNYIKKMKKALSKTLNLEWYEKFIRGLQSMSDYNVHNRIKDIKVPTLIISSELDILMPVKYQYLIHREIENSKWIILKEVGHASMYEKPGEYISTVMEFLMEQTREKV, via the coding sequence ATGCCTTATGTAAACATAATGGATAAAAATATATATTATAAGGTGTATGGAGAAGGGGAATCTATAGTATTTTTAAATGGTATGATGATGGCCACAAATAGCTGGTCGCCTTTTATTAAAGATGTAACTAAAGATTTTAAGATGATTACTGTAGATTTATTGGATCAGGGTAAATCTGATAGTTTTGAGGGCTTTTATAATATTGAAACCCAATCGGATTTCTTAAAGCGTTTTTTGGATGAGATTCAAATTGAAAGAGCCCATCTAGTGGGCATGTCCTATGGGGGAAAGGTGGCTTTAACTTTTGCATCCAAATATGAATATAAGGTAAGGTCGTTGATACTATCGAATACAGCAAGCTTTACTACAAATATTTTAAGAGAAATTGGGAAGGGTTGGGGCTATGCTGCATCAACTTTAGATGTAGATGTATTTTCTAGTGTAGTCTTACCTTATATGTATTCTTATAAATATTATGAAAAGAATTATAATTATATAAAAAAGATGAAGAAGGCCTTATCTAAAACTCTAAATCTAGAGTGGTATGAAAAGTTTATAAGAGGTTTACAAAGCATGTCAGATTATAATGTTCACAATAGAATTAAAGATATTAAAGTGCCTACACTGATTATAAGCTCTGAACTAGACATTTTAATGCCCGTTAAATATCAATACCTAATTCATAGAGAAATAGAAAATTCTAAATGGATTATTCTAAAAGAGGTAGGTCATGCATCCATGTATGAAAAACCAGGTGAATACATATCTACCGTAATGGAATTTTTAATGGAACAAACTAGGGAAAAAGTCTAA